Below is a window of Defluviimonas sp. SAOS-178_SWC DNA.
TATTCCTCGGTCTATGTCGCCAAGAACGTCGTCCTCTTCCTCGGCGTCAAGCGCGACTGGGGCAAGAAGGACGACAGCGCGGCGGGCACCCAGTTCGCCACCGGCAAATAGGCCGGGGCGCCGATGATCCGGCTGACCGAAGTCACCTTCGACAGCGCCCGGCCCATCGACGGCTACGGGCCCGGTTTCTTCCGCATCGGCGGCGAGGTGATCCACGGGGCGGTCCTCGTGACGGCATCGTCCGCGAAAGGTTGGGCCGGCTACGGGGATGCCGCGCCGCTTCTCGCCCTCGCGGGCGAGATCGACGTGCTTCTCCTCGGCACCGGCAAGACCATCGCCCATCCCCCGGCGGCGCTCC
It encodes the following:
- a CDS encoding Mth938-like domain-containing protein translates to MRLTEVTFDSARPIDGYGPGFFRIGGEVIHGAVLVTASSAKGWAGYGDAAPLLALAGEIDVLLLGTGKTIAHPPAALREALEAAGIGVEPMASDAAARTYNVLLSEGRRIAAALLPVE